From the genome of Streptomyces sp. NBC_01317, one region includes:
- a CDS encoding ABC transporter substrate-binding protein, producing the protein MAGIQSRRRLIAAGIACALSAGLVACSSETTGVGKDGVVTITVNGMPPKTQPVDHKYFVEDIKAFEKAHPKIRIDAREGQMDPKTFSAKLAGGQLEDVYYVYFTDPSGLIQRGQGADISKYVKDMPYYDQIKKDYLKVFTGPDGGLYGLPNGQYSLGLVYNRALFKKAGLDPDKPPTTWDEVRAAAKKISALGDGTVGYADYSKNNQGGWHYTAWVYSMGGDIAVKEQGRWKAAFNSDAGRKALQMLHDMRWTDNTMGTRQLLQIEDVQKMMGAGKLGMYMAGPDNIPTIVKQFEREYEDYGVAGMPNDNATLGGGSGFMFNPKASPEKIKAGIEWLQWKYLNPDRTEFEDKRASSNDVPIGLPLDRLLTGGAAAKQDAAHRTYANVPQGNYKPFIERNAQLEQKVEPPNAQQIYTVLDGLMQAVLTKKDANIDQLLADAAKKVDGILATVK; encoded by the coding sequence ATGGCTGGAATCCAGAGCCGCCGCCGGCTCATCGCCGCAGGCATCGCCTGTGCCCTCTCCGCGGGTCTCGTCGCATGCAGTAGCGAGACCACGGGAGTCGGCAAGGACGGCGTCGTCACCATCACGGTGAACGGCATGCCGCCCAAGACGCAGCCTGTGGACCACAAGTACTTCGTGGAGGACATCAAGGCTTTCGAGAAGGCGCACCCCAAGATCAGGATCGACGCCCGCGAGGGCCAGATGGACCCCAAGACCTTCTCCGCGAAACTGGCCGGTGGCCAGCTGGAGGACGTCTACTACGTGTACTTCACCGACCCCTCGGGGCTGATACAGCGCGGCCAGGGCGCCGACATCAGCAAGTACGTGAAGGACATGCCGTACTACGACCAGATCAAGAAGGACTACCTGAAGGTGTTCACCGGCCCCGACGGCGGCCTGTACGGGCTGCCGAACGGCCAGTACTCCCTCGGCCTGGTGTACAACCGCGCCCTGTTCAAGAAGGCCGGCCTCGACCCGGACAAGCCGCCGACCACGTGGGACGAGGTCCGGGCGGCCGCGAAGAAGATCTCGGCGCTGGGTGACGGGACCGTCGGCTACGCCGACTACAGCAAGAACAACCAGGGCGGCTGGCACTACACCGCCTGGGTCTACTCCATGGGCGGCGACATCGCCGTCAAGGAGCAGGGCCGTTGGAAGGCCGCGTTCAACAGCGACGCCGGCCGCAAGGCGCTCCAGATGCTGCACGACATGCGCTGGACCGACAACACCATGGGCACCCGTCAGCTCCTGCAGATCGAGGACGTGCAGAAGATGATGGGCGCCGGCAAGCTCGGTATGTACATGGCCGGGCCGGACAACATCCCCACCATCGTCAAGCAGTTCGAGCGCGAGTACGAGGACTACGGCGTCGCCGGCATGCCGAACGACAACGCCACCCTGGGCGGCGGCAGCGGCTTCATGTTCAATCCGAAGGCGTCGCCGGAGAAGATCAAGGCCGGCATCGAGTGGCTCCAGTGGAAGTACCTCAACCCCGACCGCACCGAGTTCGAGGACAAGCGCGCCTCCAGCAACGACGTCCCGATCGGCCTCCCGCTGGACAGGCTCCTCACCGGTGGCGCCGCGGCCAAGCAGGACGCCGCGCACCGCACGTACGCCAACGTCCCGCAGGGCAACTACAAGCCCTTCATCGAGCGCAACGCCCAGCTGGAGCAGAAGGTCGAGCCGCCGAACGCCCAGCAGATCTACACCGTCCTGGACGGGCTGATGCAGGCGGTGCTGACCAAGAAGGACGCGAACATCGACCAGCTGCTCGCGGATGCCGCCAAGAAGGTCGACGGCATCCTCGCGACGGTCAAGTGA
- a CDS encoding carbohydrate ABC transporter permease, which produces MSAPAERTLIAPTEMNRRAGRLLYRFVLVLTVVGFTLAFVFPLYWMASGALKSSAELADPNPTLLPQSWHPESYSEAWTNVGLGQYFLNTLLLAVGAWLTQVIVDVAATYALSRLRPVLGNVVLGMMLATLMLPVSALLVPTYLTVTDVPLIHANLINTPWAIWLPACANAFNIFILKRFFDQIPGELLESARLDGAGPVRILWSLVLPLSRPVLAVVSIFAVVGVWKDFLWPLLVLPDPARQPITVALNRLAEFMPANQLLAGMVMASVPLLVIFLIFQRHIIAGLTAGSLKG; this is translated from the coding sequence ATGTCCGCCCCTGCGGAACGCACCCTCATCGCCCCCACTGAGATGAACCGCCGTGCGGGCCGGCTCCTCTACCGGTTCGTCCTCGTCCTGACTGTCGTCGGCTTCACCCTCGCGTTCGTCTTCCCGCTGTACTGGATGGCCAGCGGGGCCCTCAAGTCCTCCGCGGAACTCGCCGATCCGAACCCGACGCTGCTGCCGCAGAGCTGGCACCCGGAGTCCTACAGCGAGGCGTGGACCAACGTCGGCCTGGGCCAGTACTTCCTCAACACCCTGCTCCTCGCTGTCGGCGCCTGGCTCACGCAGGTCATCGTCGACGTCGCCGCCACCTACGCCCTGTCCCGGCTGCGGCCGGTACTGGGCAACGTCGTCCTGGGCATGATGCTGGCCACGCTCATGCTGCCGGTCTCGGCGCTCCTGGTCCCGACCTACCTCACGGTCACGGACGTTCCCCTCATCCACGCCAACCTGATCAACACCCCCTGGGCGATCTGGCTGCCGGCCTGCGCCAACGCCTTCAACATCTTCATCCTGAAGAGGTTCTTCGACCAGATCCCGGGCGAGCTGTTGGAATCCGCCCGCCTGGACGGCGCCGGCCCCGTGCGGATCCTGTGGTCGCTCGTCCTGCCGCTGTCCCGGCCGGTCCTGGCCGTCGTGTCGATCTTCGCGGTCGTCGGGGTCTGGAAGGACTTCCTGTGGCCCCTGCTGGTCCTGCCCGACCCTGCACGCCAGCCCATCACCGTGGCCCTCAACCGTCTCGCCGAGTTCATGCCCGCCAACCAGCTCCTCGCCGGCATGGTCATGGCCTCCGTCCCGCTGCTGGTCATCTTCCTGATCTTCCAGCGGCACATCATCGCCGGTCTGACCGCGGGCAGCCTGAAGGGCTGA
- a CDS encoding STAS domain-containing protein, translating to MTTPLTLTSGRRPDGTALLTAVGEIDLSNTEVLASALDGTSGLLVLDLTGVEYLDSAGLSVLFPHADRIELIATPLLKPVLTISGLADVTTIHDA from the coding sequence ATGACCACACCGCTCACCCTCACCTCCGGCCGACGGCCCGACGGCACCGCGCTGTTGACCGCGGTCGGCGAGATCGACCTGAGCAACACCGAGGTCCTCGCCTCCGCCCTCGACGGTACGAGCGGCCTCCTCGTCCTCGACCTGACCGGCGTCGAGTACCTCGACAGCGCGGGCCTCAGCGTGCTGTTCCCCCACGCCGACCGGATCGAGCTCATCGCCACCCCGCTCCTGAAACCCGTACTGACCATCTCGGGTCTCGCCGACGTCACCACCATCCACGACGCGTAA
- a CDS encoding SRPBCC family protein, with the protein MVHVVRSMTVNRPLGPVVAYLADFSNALEWDPGTRECTRQDHGPLQVGSLWHNVSELRGRRTSLTYRLTRMDSDRLTFVGSNDTATSTDDLTFKDHGAATLVVYEATVTFNGLAKLADPFMRRVFEGLGDELVHSLPAAVEARVTPA; encoded by the coding sequence ATGGTTCACGTTGTCCGCTCGATGACCGTCAACAGGCCGCTCGGCCCCGTGGTCGCCTACCTCGCCGACTTCTCCAACGCCCTGGAATGGGACCCGGGCACGCGTGAGTGCACGCGCCAGGACCACGGTCCGCTGCAGGTGGGCTCCCTCTGGCACAACGTCTCCGAGCTACGCGGCCGGCGCACCTCCTTGACCTACCGGCTCACCCGGATGGACTCGGACCGGCTGACGTTCGTGGGCAGCAACGACACAGCGACCTCCACCGACGACCTCACCTTCAAGGACCATGGCGCGGCAACCCTCGTGGTCTACGAGGCCACCGTTACGTTCAACGGTCTGGCCAAGCTCGCCGACCCCTTCATGCGCCGTGTGTTCGAAGGCCTGGGGGACGAACTCGTTCACTCCCTGCCGGCCGCGGTCGAAGCGCGCGTGACACCCGCCTGA
- a CDS encoding glycoside hydrolase family 13 protein, with amino-acid sequence MTPRTTDWWRHAAIYQVYPRSFADGNGDGIGDLTGVRNRLDYLKGLGIEAIWFSPWYLTPMADAGYDVTDFRQIDPRFGTLADADALIGEAHERGIRIIVDVIPNHVSNEHEWFLKALAATPGSPERDLFWFRDGRGENGELPPNEWQSIFGGPAWTRLPDGQWYLHLFAPEQPDLNWRNPLVHSEYEDILRFWFDRGVDGIRVDSAAMCGKDPELPDFDHSGLPDPHPYVDLDINHDIYRGWRAVADSYPDSRALIGEVWLADSARFARYLRADELHAAFNFDFLGCAWDASALRTVIDRTLSIHATVGAPSTWVLSNHDVTRHVTRYGRPDTSTAAGIRQYNPIVDEDLGRRRARAAALLTLSLPGAVYIYQGEELGLPEVEDIPADRRDDPIYHRTGGKDPGRDGCRVPLPWSGTEAPYGFSPDAAARPWLPQPAAWAGLSVAAQEPDPASMLNLYRAALALRAERQDLGDGPIQWLPAPEGVLAYRRGTDFTCLVNLSGTPVELPGNHAVLLASHPLNGNQLPNDTSVWLRTV; translated from the coding sequence ATGACCCCGCGCACCACCGACTGGTGGCGTCACGCAGCCATTTACCAGGTCTACCCGCGCAGCTTCGCGGACGGCAACGGCGACGGTATCGGCGACCTGACCGGCGTCCGGAACCGCCTGGACTACCTCAAAGGGCTCGGCATCGAAGCCATCTGGTTCTCGCCCTGGTACCTGACCCCCATGGCCGACGCCGGCTACGACGTCACCGACTTCCGGCAGATCGACCCCCGCTTCGGCACCCTCGCCGACGCCGACGCCCTCATCGGCGAGGCACACGAGCGCGGCATCCGCATCATCGTCGACGTCATCCCCAACCACGTCTCCAACGAGCACGAGTGGTTCCTCAAGGCCCTCGCCGCCACCCCCGGCTCACCCGAGCGCGACCTCTTCTGGTTCCGCGACGGCCGCGGCGAGAACGGCGAGCTGCCCCCCAACGAGTGGCAGTCCATCTTCGGCGGCCCCGCCTGGACCCGGTTGCCCGACGGCCAGTGGTACCTCCACCTCTTCGCTCCCGAGCAGCCCGACCTCAACTGGCGCAACCCTCTCGTCCACAGCGAGTACGAGGACATCCTGCGCTTCTGGTTCGACCGCGGTGTCGACGGCATCCGCGTCGACTCCGCCGCCATGTGCGGCAAGGACCCCGAGCTGCCCGACTTCGACCACTCCGGCCTGCCCGACCCCCACCCTTACGTCGACCTCGACATCAACCACGACATCTACCGGGGCTGGCGGGCCGTCGCCGACTCCTACCCCGACTCCCGGGCCCTGATCGGCGAGGTCTGGCTGGCCGACTCCGCACGCTTCGCGCGCTACCTCCGCGCCGACGAGCTGCACGCCGCCTTCAACTTCGACTTCCTCGGCTGCGCTTGGGACGCCTCCGCCCTGCGCACCGTCATCGACCGGACACTCAGCATCCACGCGACGGTCGGGGCCCCCAGTACCTGGGTACTGTCCAACCACGACGTCACCCGCCACGTCACGCGCTACGGCCGCCCCGACACCAGCACCGCCGCCGGCATCCGCCAGTACAACCCGATCGTCGACGAGGATCTCGGCCGGCGCCGTGCCCGCGCCGCAGCCCTGCTCACGCTCTCCCTGCCCGGCGCGGTCTACATCTACCAGGGCGAGGAACTCGGACTCCCCGAGGTCGAGGACATTCCCGCCGACCGCCGCGACGACCCCATCTACCACCGCACCGGTGGAAAGGACCCCGGCCGCGACGGCTGCCGCGTCCCCCTGCCCTGGTCCGGCACCGAAGCCCCCTACGGCTTCAGCCCCGACGCCGCCGCCCGCCCGTGGCTGCCCCAGCCCGCCGCCTGGGCCGGGCTCAGCGTCGCGGCACAGGAGCCCGACCCCGCCTCCATGCTCAACCTCTACCGCGCCGCGCTCGCCCTGCGAGCAGAGCGCCAAGACCTCGGCGACGGCCCCATCCAGTGGCTGCCCGCCCCCGAGGGCGTCCTCGCCTACCGCCGCGGCACGGACTTCACCTGCCTCGTCAACCTGTCCGGCACCCCGGTCGAGCTGCCCGGCAACCACGCCGTACTGCTGGCCTCCCACCCCCTGAACGGCAATCAGCTGCCCAACGACACCAGCGTCTGGCTCCGTACTGTCTGA
- a CDS encoding carbohydrate-binding protein has protein sequence MTAALLLALTGAASYGVAAPLPAHAATALLQAETATLTGGARVETEHSGYTGTGYVGGYTDANRGATAAYTVQSTHTGNGSVKIRYANGNGAAKTLTLVRGTASQQVTLPATSGWTTWATIDVPVAFTQGANPLALKFGAADSGNVNVDSLTAVTPDTTTQPGSSEAEGAVLAGGAIVENEHAGYTGTGYVGGLTDANRGRASLTTTVQSAYAGAGTVTVRYANGNGSAKTLTLTAGGTASGVNLPATSGWTSWATIDVPVTFTQGANTLTLAFTNNDSGNVNIDSVKANTPTTPTDPGPPAPSGVGATLPFTTYEAESGTFKGSSIGPDRTYLTVASEASGRKAVKLTQAGDYVEVKLTKPANAVNLRYSLPDSGDGRGIDATLSAYADGTALPDLQLTSRYAWVYGAYPYTNNPGEGQAHRFFDESRASFGRTLPAGTVLRLQKDTGDTAASYTIDLIEAEETGAAGTLPSGYVSAGTLGVTPDDNQDDTAALNTALNTAKSQGRGLFLPAGTYNISDHVNLSGVKLRGAGVWYTVLRGTGLKGGLFGRGGTSTVENLMIDGQNNVRDDAAGQAAVEGDFGTGSVIKNVWIQHTKVGLWISAPTDGLKASDLRIRNTFADGVNLHGAVRNTVISNSSLRGTGDDALAMWSDGAAVTNSAFRNNTVQLPTLANGAAVYGGSGNSVENNLISDTVVAAAGITVSTRFGDPFSGTTTVSGNLLRRTGSMEVNWNSKLGALWVYADRYDITQPVVLTNNTVEDSTYSGLLISWQRVVSDLRVNGLTINQTGLHGIEGNAAGSGSFSNTKVTSTAGAPLNMTGGFAIQRGTGNSGW, from the coding sequence GTGACAGCGGCCCTCCTCCTCGCGCTCACCGGCGCCGCCTCCTACGGCGTCGCAGCCCCCCTCCCGGCGCACGCCGCCACCGCCCTCCTTCAGGCCGAGACCGCGACGCTCACGGGCGGTGCCCGGGTCGAGACGGAGCACTCGGGATACACCGGCACCGGTTACGTCGGCGGCTACACCGACGCCAACCGGGGCGCCACCGCGGCCTACACCGTGCAGTCCACGCATACGGGCAACGGGTCGGTGAAGATCCGCTACGCCAACGGCAACGGCGCGGCCAAGACGCTGACCCTGGTCCGCGGCACCGCCTCCCAGCAGGTCACCCTGCCCGCGACGAGCGGCTGGACGACCTGGGCGACCATCGACGTGCCGGTCGCCTTCACCCAGGGCGCCAACCCCCTCGCCCTGAAGTTCGGCGCCGCCGACAGCGGCAACGTCAACGTCGACAGCCTCACGGCCGTCACGCCCGACACCACGACGCAGCCGGGCTCCTCCGAGGCCGAGGGCGCCGTCCTCGCGGGCGGCGCCATCGTCGAGAACGAGCACGCCGGCTACACCGGCACCGGCTACGTCGGCGGACTGACCGACGCCAACAGGGGCCGCGCGTCCCTCACCACCACCGTGCAGTCGGCCTACGCCGGTGCCGGAACCGTCACCGTCCGCTATGCCAACGGCAACGGCTCGGCCAAGACGCTGACCCTCACGGCGGGCGGAACCGCCTCGGGGGTCAATCTCCCCGCCACGAGCGGCTGGACGAGCTGGGCGACCATCGACGTGCCCGTCACCTTCACCCAGGGCGCCAACACCCTCACGCTGGCCTTCACCAACAACGACAGCGGCAACGTCAACATCGACAGCGTCAAGGCGAACACCCCCACCACGCCCACCGACCCCGGCCCCCCGGCCCCCAGCGGCGTGGGCGCCACCCTGCCCTTCACCACCTACGAGGCCGAGTCCGGCACCTTCAAGGGCTCGTCCATCGGCCCCGACCGCACCTACCTCACCGTCGCCTCGGAAGCCTCCGGCCGCAAGGCCGTCAAGCTGACCCAGGCCGGCGACTACGTCGAGGTCAAGCTCACCAAGCCCGCCAACGCCGTCAACCTGCGCTACTCCCTGCCCGACAGCGGCGACGGCAGGGGCATCGACGCCACGCTGAGCGCCTACGCGGACGGCACAGCCCTGCCCGACCTCCAGCTGACCTCCCGATACGCCTGGGTCTACGGCGCGTACCCGTACACGAACAACCCGGGCGAGGGCCAGGCCCACCGCTTCTTCGACGAGAGCCGCGCCTCCTTCGGCCGCACCCTGCCGGCGGGCACGGTCCTGCGGCTGCAGAAGGACACCGGAGACACCGCCGCCTCCTACACGATCGACCTGATCGAGGCGGAGGAGACCGGCGCGGCCGGCACACTGCCCAGCGGTTACGTCTCCGCCGGCACCCTGGGTGTCACGCCCGACGACAACCAGGACGACACCGCCGCCCTGAACACCGCCCTGAACACGGCCAAGAGCCAGGGCCGGGGCCTGTTCCTCCCCGCCGGCACCTACAACATCTCCGACCACGTCAACCTCAGCGGCGTGAAGCTGCGCGGCGCGGGTGTCTGGTACACCGTCCTGCGCGGCACCGGCCTCAAGGGCGGACTGTTCGGCCGAGGCGGCACCAGCACCGTCGAGAACCTGATGATCGACGGGCAGAACAACGTCCGTGACGACGCGGCCGGCCAGGCCGCCGTCGAGGGCGACTTCGGCACCGGATCGGTGATCAAGAACGTCTGGATCCAGCACACCAAGGTCGGCCTGTGGATCTCCGCGCCGACCGACGGCCTGAAGGCCAGCGATCTGCGCATCCGCAACACCTTCGCCGACGGGGTCAACCTGCACGGCGCGGTGAGGAACACCGTCATCTCCAACAGCAGCCTCCGCGGTACCGGAGACGACGCCCTGGCCATGTGGTCGGACGGAGCGGCTGTCACCAACAGCGCCTTCCGCAACAACACCGTCCAGCTCCCCACCCTGGCCAACGGCGCCGCCGTCTACGGCGGCAGCGGCAACAGCGTCGAGAACAACCTCATCTCCGACACCGTCGTGGCCGCCGCGGGCATCACCGTCTCCACACGCTTCGGCGACCCCTTCAGCGGCACCACCACCGTCTCCGGCAACCTCCTGCGCCGCACCGGCAGCATGGAGGTCAACTGGAACAGCAAGCTCGGCGCCCTGTGGGTCTACGCCGACCGCTACGACATCACCCAGCCCGTCGTCCTGACGAACAACACGGTCGAGGACTCCACCTACAGCGGCCTCCTCATCAGCTGGCAGCGGGTGGTCTCCGACCTGCGCGTGAACGGCCTGACCATCAACCAGACCGGTCTCCACGGCATCGAGGGCAACGCCGCGGGCAGCGGAAGCTTCTCCAACACCAAGGTCACCTCCACCGCCGGCGCGCCCCTGAACATGACCGGCGGATTCGCCATCCAGCGCGGAACCGGCAACTCCGGCTGGTAG
- a CDS encoding metallophosphoesterase has product MTETGDTRSATGEAREVPRGRLRLLMRYLPLIAPVLLWAVPCWVLLYTGQHWPFPVTLIGTVLFAVGLIGMPLAMARGHGRRQRDRAAIVGDTLLGSVWVLFTWSVLLGVLLRPALTVAGAGDGQDRARIVTWTVLGVTAGLLSWGYAEARRVPRVRRLDVQLSRLGAGLDGTRVVLITDTHYGPLDRARWSARVCETVNTLEADLVCHTGDIADGTAERRRAQAAPLGTVRATRARVYVTGNHEYYSEAQGWVDLMDELGWEPLRNRHVLLERGGDTLVVAGVDDVTAESSGLAGHRAHLAGALQDADPDLPVLLLAHQPTFVDRAAAHGVDLQLSGHTHGGQIWPFHYLVRLDQPALAGLSHHGPRTLLYTSRGTGFWGPPFRVFAPSEITLLVLRSPQRPTAP; this is encoded by the coding sequence GTGACCGAGACCGGCGACACCCGATCCGCCACCGGTGAAGCGCGGGAGGTGCCACGGGGCCGGCTGCGGCTCCTGATGCGCTACCTCCCCCTGATCGCCCCCGTCCTGCTCTGGGCCGTACCGTGCTGGGTTCTCCTGTACACCGGTCAGCACTGGCCGTTCCCCGTCACCCTGATCGGCACCGTGCTGTTCGCCGTCGGCCTGATCGGTATGCCGCTCGCCATGGCGCGCGGCCACGGCCGGCGTCAGCGGGACCGGGCGGCGATCGTCGGGGACACGCTGCTGGGCTCCGTCTGGGTCCTGTTCACCTGGTCCGTGTTGCTCGGCGTCCTCCTGCGGCCCGCCCTGACCGTGGCCGGTGCCGGTGACGGACAGGACCGGGCGCGTATCGTCACCTGGACCGTCCTCGGCGTGACCGCCGGGCTCCTCTCCTGGGGGTACGCCGAGGCCCGGCGCGTGCCACGCGTGCGCCGGCTCGACGTGCAACTCTCCCGTCTGGGCGCCGGGTTGGACGGCACGCGGGTCGTCCTGATCACCGACACCCACTACGGTCCGCTCGACCGCGCCCGCTGGTCGGCACGGGTCTGCGAGACGGTGAACACCCTGGAGGCCGACCTGGTCTGCCACACCGGCGACATCGCGGACGGAACGGCCGAACGGCGTCGTGCCCAGGCCGCCCCCCTGGGCACCGTGCGGGCGACCCGGGCGCGTGTCTACGTCACCGGCAACCACGAGTACTACAGCGAGGCCCAGGGCTGGGTCGACCTGATGGACGAACTGGGCTGGGAGCCGCTGCGCAACCGCCATGTGCTGCTCGAACGCGGCGGTGACACCCTCGTGGTCGCAGGCGTCGACGACGTCACGGCCGAGTCCTCCGGACTGGCGGGCCACCGCGCCCACCTCGCCGGAGCCCTCCAGGACGCCGACCCCGACCTCCCCGTCCTCCTCCTCGCCCACCAGCCCACGTTCGTCGACCGCGCCGCGGCCCACGGCGTCGACCTCCAGCTCTCCGGCCACACCCACGGCGGCCAGATCTGGCCCTTCCACTACTTGGTACGTCTCGACCAGCCGGCCCTGGCCGGCCTGAGCCACCACGGCCCGCGCACGCTCCTGTACACGAGCCGAGGCACCGGCTTCTGGGGCCCGCCCTTCCGCGTCTTCGCCCCCAGCGAGATCACCCTGCTGGTACTCCGCTCCCCGCAACGGCCCACCGCGCCCTGA
- a CDS encoding carbohydrate ABC transporter permease — MAAPTLARAPQRTAKPQKHSVDHPSRLRRRIRENLTAYAFLGAGLICFALFSWYPIVRGILLGFQQVTFARPSTWVGWENYQRLFDDPLFATAWKNTGYFTLLALVFGFVAPFATAVVLNEFRHARSYLRMTVYLPVMLPPIVTMLLWRWFYDPGPGLFNNVLEMFHLPAQQWLESENLAMVSLVLVSTWANMGTTTLIYLAALGSIPGELYEAAELDGASIRQRLWHVTIPQTRFILMITLLLQIIGTMQVFVEPYVLTGGGPNDATVTVLLLLYRYAFVYNDFGMASAMSTVLFIVLGLFAAVYLRLTRSKG, encoded by the coding sequence ATGGCGGCTCCGACCCTGGCCAGGGCACCCCAGCGCACAGCCAAGCCGCAGAAGCACTCGGTGGACCACCCCAGCAGGCTCCGGCGCCGCATCCGCGAGAACCTCACCGCCTACGCGTTCCTCGGCGCGGGGCTGATCTGCTTCGCCCTGTTCTCCTGGTACCCGATCGTGCGGGGCATCCTGCTGGGATTCCAGCAGGTCACCTTCGCCCGGCCGTCGACCTGGGTGGGCTGGGAGAACTACCAGCGCCTCTTCGACGACCCGCTGTTCGCCACCGCGTGGAAGAACACCGGCTACTTCACGCTCCTCGCCCTCGTCTTCGGCTTCGTCGCCCCGTTCGCCACCGCGGTCGTCCTCAACGAGTTCCGGCACGCCCGGTCCTACCTGCGGATGACCGTCTACCTCCCGGTGATGCTGCCACCGATCGTGACCATGCTGCTGTGGCGCTGGTTCTACGACCCGGGCCCTGGCCTGTTCAACAACGTCCTGGAGATGTTCCACCTGCCGGCCCAGCAGTGGCTGGAGTCGGAGAACCTCGCCATGGTCTCCCTGGTCCTGGTCTCCACCTGGGCGAACATGGGCACCACCACCCTGATCTACCTCGCCGCCCTCGGCTCCATCCCGGGCGAACTGTACGAGGCGGCCGAACTGGACGGCGCCTCCATCCGGCAGCGGCTGTGGCACGTGACCATCCCGCAGACGCGGTTCATCCTCATGATCACCCTGCTGTTGCAGATCATCGGCACCATGCAGGTGTTCGTCGAGCCCTACGTGCTCACCGGCGGCGGCCCCAACGACGCCACCGTCACCGTCCTGCTGCTGCTGTACCGGTACGCGTTCGTCTACAACGACTTCGGCATGGCCAGCGCGATGAGCACCGTGCTCTTCATCGTCCTGGGCCTGTTCGCCGCCGTCTACCTGCGGCTGACCCGCAGCAAGGGCTGA